A single Epinephelus lanceolatus isolate andai-2023 chromosome 22, ASM4190304v1, whole genome shotgun sequence DNA region contains:
- the epoa gene encoding erythropoietin isoform X2 — translation MLQKRGRGLLVLLLMLLEWTRPGLLSPLRPICDLRVLNHFIKEARDAEVAMKSCREGCSLSESVTVPQTRVDFDVWEKKNGLEQAQEVQSGLWLLQQALNLLRTSVTNTALHSHIDNSIRNLLSINAVLRSLNIQEYTPPASTVALEGTWRVSSATDLLQVHVNFLRGKVRLLLLDAQACQQDVS, via the exons ATGTTGCAGAAAAGAGGTAGAG GACTGCTTGTCTTGCTGTTGATGCTGTTGGAGTGGACCCGCCCAGGTCTACTGTCCCCACTTAGGCCAATCTGTGACCTGAGGGTCCTGAACCATTTCATTAAGGAAGCACGAGACGCAGAAGTCGCTATG AAGTCATGTAGAGAAGGATGTAGTCTGTCCGAGTCTGTCACTGTTCCCCAAACCAGAGTCGACTTTGATGTCTGGGAGAAGAAAAAT GGATTGGAGCAAGCCCAGGAGGTGCAGTCTGGTTTATGGCTCTTACAACAGGCCCTCAACTTGCTACGGACCTCGGTCACCAACACAGCACTGCACAGCCACATAGATAACTCCATCAGAAATCTGCTCAGCATCAATGCTGTACTGCGGAGCCTCAACATCCAG GAATATACCCCGCCAGCAAGTACAGTGGCTCTTGAGGGAACATGGAGGGTGTCCTCTGCAACAGATTTGCTTCAAGTCCACGTCAACTTCCTGCGCGGCAAAGTGCGCCTCCTTCTTTTGGATGCACAGGCCTGTCAGCAAGAtgtcagctga
- the LOC117246032 gene encoding zona pellucida sperm-binding protein 3-like translates to MVTRVKYRQFVSLLVVLLSTWDVFFAGKSVVKTRKSVGLEIKCEEAEVRIAVKREFFEEKRVPFKPEYLRLGANSTQQRSCGAKGPLSDSEMVISAGLQDCGTEARVHEEWLVYSNQLVLFPAVVPTPSGSVIVRGVPAVIPVECHYRRKQTVNGEPLTPTWLPMTSTIIASGLLHFSLRTMADDCTSPRSSSVYQQGEAVFLEASVEAPRHPPLTLYVDYCVATLKPDPLSLPSYKFITKHGCLMDSVLPMSSSKFLPREQNNRLCFSVQAFHFNQEFGEQMFISCNIRATLKQNSHSHLDKACFFHRPTFSWRATEGDNALCGCCDSDDCFRETGEENSGQTTQAHTEKNHKADTSVGPLLTLPRSHWTGRLSINH, encoded by the exons atggTGACTCGGGTAAAATATAGGCAATTTGTCTCCTTATTGGTGGTTTTGCTGTCTACGTGGGACGTTTTCTTTGCTGGCAAAAGTGTTGTAAAAACTCGGAAAAGCGTCGGACTTGAAATAAAATGCGAAGAAGCGGAAGTGAGAATAGCCGTAAAGCGAGAGTTTTTTGAGGAGAAACGTGTTCCGTTCAAACCTGAGTATCTTCGACTTGGAGCAAACTCGACACAGCAGAGGTCCTGCGGTGCGAAGGGGCCGCTGTCTGACTCAGAAATGGTCATCTCTGCAGGGCTGCAGGACTGTGGGACTGAGGCCAGG GTTCATGAGGAATGGCTTGTGTATTCCAACCAACTAGTACTATTTCCTGCTGTGGTTCCCACCCCCTCTGGCAGCGTGATAGTTAGAGGGGTACCCGCTGTCATACCTGTGGAGTGCCATTATAGGAG AAAGCAGACTGTGAATGGAGAACCATTAACCCCAACATGGCTACCAATGACATCCACCATCATTGCCTCTGGTCTTCTGCACTTCTCTCTTCGTACCATGGCAG ATGACTGCACCTCTCCACGTAGTTCCTCAGTGTATCAGCAGGGGGAAGCAGTGTTTCTGGAGGCCAGCGTGGAGGCCCCGCGACACCCTCCTCTCACTCTGTATGTGGATTACTGTGTTGCTACGCTGAAGCCTGACCCCCTCTCCCTGCCAAGTTACAAGTTTATCACCAAGCATGG ATGTCTTATGGACAGTGTATTGCCGATGTCTTCGTCTAAATTCCTCCCTAGGGAGCAAAATAACAGGCTATGCTTCAGTGTTCAAGCCTTCCACTTCAATCAGGAGTTTGGGGAACAG ATGTTCATCAGCTGCAACATCAGGGCCACTCTGAAGCAAAACTCACACAGCCACCTCGATAAAGCCTGCTTCTTCCATAGACCCACATTCAG CTGGCGTGCCACAGAGGGAGACAATGCTCTGTGTGGATGCTGCGACTCTGATGACTGCTTTAGAGAGACTGGAGAGGAAAATAGTGGACAAACAACTCAAGCACATACAG AAAAGAATCACAAGGCGGACACCTCAGTTGGACCACTTCTCACCCTGCCACGCTCCCATTGGACAGGCCGTCTGTCAATCAATCACTAA
- the LOC117246034 gene encoding ufm1-specific protease 1-like, protein MDKTIVAAECEDIDWGGSRAEDGKVTKKTGTLSKNVHTGLPNPLTDPVKCSLIQGDYLYFHYGCDGQDDRGWGCGYRTVQTMASWLCHNCFPLRDKHRPPPSLPEIQQALVTMGDKPSSFSCSKEWIGTFEASLILDYFYDVPCKLVHVRGEGAELENVAVAELHQHFEKHGSPVMMGGDRDNSSKGIFGVCTGDRGSYLLIVDPHYYGCQLEKTELQRRGWVGWKRVSSLDQSSFYNLCLPQTAKKGT, encoded by the coding sequence ATGGATAAAACGATTGTAGCAGCGGAATGTGAGGACATTGACTGGGGAGGAAGTAGAGCTGAAGACGGGAAGGTTACTAAAAAGACCGGAACCTTATCAAAGAATGTCCACACCGGTCTCCCTAACCCACTTACAGATCCTGTGAAATGTTCTCTGATACAAGGAGACTATCTCTACTTCCATTACGGCTGTGATGGGCAGGATGACAGAGGCTGGGGATGTGGCTACCGCACCGTTCAGACAATGGCTTCCTGGCTCTGCCATAACTGTTTTCCACTGAGGGACAAACATAGACCTCCACCAAGCCTCCCAGAGATCCAGCAAGCCTTGGTCACCATGGGGGACAAACCGAGCTCGTTCTCGTGCTCCAAGGAGTGGATAGGAACATTTGAAGCTTCCCTTATCCTTGACTATTTCTATGATGTGCCCTGTAAGTTGGtgcatgtcagaggtgaaggtGCAGAGCTGGAAAACGTTGCAGTGGCAGAGCTGCATCAGCACTTTGAGAAGCATGGATCTCCAGTCATGATGGGAGGGGACAGGGACAACTCTTCTAAGGGGATATTTGGGGTTTGCACTGGGGACAGAGGGAGCTACTTGCTAATTGTAGACCCTCACTACTATGGATGTCAGCTGGAGAAGACTGAGCTGCAGAGACGGGGGTGGGTGGGGTGGAAAAGGGTGTCATCTCTGGATCAGTCCTCATTTTATAATCTGTGTTTGCCTCAGACTGCCAAGAAAGGAACATAA
- the epoa gene encoding erythropoietin isoform X1 codes for MGNRRTYGPNHEDPVRGYADTAMEFPRLLVLLLMLLEWTRPGLLSPLRPICDLRVLNHFIKEARDAEVAMKSCREGCSLSESVTVPQTRVDFDVWEKKNGLEQAQEVQSGLWLLQQALNLLRTSVTNTALHSHIDNSIRNLLSINAVLRSLNIQEYTPPASTVALEGTWRVSSATDLLQVHVNFLRGKVRLLLLDAQACQQDVS; via the exons ATGGGCAATAGACGGACTTATGGGCCAAACCACGAGGACCCTGTGAGGGGCTATGCGGATACCGCTATGGAGTTTCCCA GACTGCTTGTCTTGCTGTTGATGCTGTTGGAGTGGACCCGCCCAGGTCTACTGTCCCCACTTAGGCCAATCTGTGACCTGAGGGTCCTGAACCATTTCATTAAGGAAGCACGAGACGCAGAAGTCGCTATG AAGTCATGTAGAGAAGGATGTAGTCTGTCCGAGTCTGTCACTGTTCCCCAAACCAGAGTCGACTTTGATGTCTGGGAGAAGAAAAAT GGATTGGAGCAAGCCCAGGAGGTGCAGTCTGGTTTATGGCTCTTACAACAGGCCCTCAACTTGCTACGGACCTCGGTCACCAACACAGCACTGCACAGCCACATAGATAACTCCATCAGAAATCTGCTCAGCATCAATGCTGTACTGCGGAGCCTCAACATCCAG GAATATACCCCGCCAGCAAGTACAGTGGCTCTTGAGGGAACATGGAGGGTGTCCTCTGCAACAGATTTGCTTCAAGTCCACGTCAACTTCCTGCGCGGCAAAGTGCGCCTCCTTCTTTTGGATGCACAGGCCTGTCAGCAAGAtgtcagctga
- the epoa gene encoding erythropoietin isoform X3: MLLEWTRPGLLSPLRPICDLRVLNHFIKEARDAEVAMKSCREGCSLSESVTVPQTRVDFDVWEKKNGLEQAQEVQSGLWLLQQALNLLRTSVTNTALHSHIDNSIRNLLSINAVLRSLNIQEYTPPASTVALEGTWRVSSATDLLQVHVNFLRGKVRLLLLDAQACQQDVS, translated from the exons ATGCTGTTGGAGTGGACCCGCCCAGGTCTACTGTCCCCACTTAGGCCAATCTGTGACCTGAGGGTCCTGAACCATTTCATTAAGGAAGCACGAGACGCAGAAGTCGCTATG AAGTCATGTAGAGAAGGATGTAGTCTGTCCGAGTCTGTCACTGTTCCCCAAACCAGAGTCGACTTTGATGTCTGGGAGAAGAAAAAT GGATTGGAGCAAGCCCAGGAGGTGCAGTCTGGTTTATGGCTCTTACAACAGGCCCTCAACTTGCTACGGACCTCGGTCACCAACACAGCACTGCACAGCCACATAGATAACTCCATCAGAAATCTGCTCAGCATCAATGCTGTACTGCGGAGCCTCAACATCCAG GAATATACCCCGCCAGCAAGTACAGTGGCTCTTGAGGGAACATGGAGGGTGTCCTCTGCAACAGATTTGCTTCAAGTCCACGTCAACTTCCTGCGCGGCAAAGTGCGCCTCCTTCTTTTGGATGCACAGGCCTGTCAGCAAGAtgtcagctga
- the LOC117246031 gene encoding uncharacterized protein LOC117246031 isoform X2, translated as MEEISDEDSVVMLCCKEAEDSPSTPWSDSKSDCQQTDASDKVPCPTLSSQQVSSAGEEESYIEINCREEENMQDTMDTNSSTPGAQNIIHVHEEPKTERISEPVITSAHTSCQEKRTGHQMLFVEI; from the exons ATGGAG GAAATCAGTGATGAAGACTCAGTTGTTATGCTTTGCTGTAAGGAAGCAGAGGACTCTCCATCAACACCATGGTCTGACAGCAAGAGTGACTGTCAGCAGACTGATGCAAGTGATAAAG TGCCCTGCCCTACTTTGAGCAGCCAGCAAGTGTCCTCTGCTGGTGAAGAGGAGAGCTACATTGAGATCAAttgcagagaggaagaaaacatgCAGGACACAATGGACACAAACAGCTCAACACCAGGAGCGCAAAACATAATCCATGTTCATGAAGAACCGAAGACTGAAAGAATAAGTGAACCTGTCATAACATCTGCACACACTA gctgccaggagaagcggactggccatcagatGTTGTTTGTAGAAATCTGa